GAGGCACCTAACCGCTACGGGAAAATTATGAAGTATTTGGATGGAGAAGTAGGAGAGTGGGCGGAATACCCGATTTCTGGACCAGACGGCGCATTCTCTATCATGTACGACTATTTGCAAAAGGATCTCTATCATTTCAATGAGTTTTATGGCTCGCCAGGAACTAACATGATGGAAAAGAGACCAGTTCTAGAAGCGAAGATGAGCGAGGTTTTCATTAAAATCATTATGAATCAGGTGTCGATCGATGAATTCGATAAATTCGTCGTTGAATGGAAAAAGCTTGGCGGCGACGCTATCACGGCGGAAGTTAATGAATGGTACGCGAGTGCTTCCAAGTAATAGGAATGGAGGAAGGGGAACTGCAGCTAGCGCGATCCCCTTCCGTTTTTAAGAACTTTTGGGAGGTTCCATGAAATGACCATCAAGAGATTTACCAAAGAGTGGCCCCTTCATTTACTGTTAATACCTGGAGTCCTTATTGCCTTTGTTTTCAGCTATGTCCCCATGGCGGGGATATCCATAGCCTTCGAAAGATTTATCCCTACACGAGGAATATTTAACTCCCCATGGGTAGGATGGAATAACTTCAAGCTAATGATGGACTATCCGGGCATTGATCGCATTATGTTGAATACGATCTACATTGCTGTTATGAAAATCATTGGTGGTCTCCTGGTACCGATTACCGTTGCTATTTTGCTGAATGAAATACGTAAAGAGGTATTTAAACGGACGGTTCAAACACTCGTTTACTTGCCTCATTTTTTATCCTGGGTGCTGCTTGGCGGTATTCTAATTGATATTTTGTCTCCGTCATCCGGCATAATTAACCAATTCCTTGGTTGGTTCGGCATCAAGCCTATTTTCTTCCTAGGAAGCAATTCCTGGTTTCCTTATACTCTTGTTATCTCTGACGTCTGGAAGGAATTTGGCTTCAGCACCATTGTATATTTGGCAGCTCTCACAAGTATTAATCCATCGCTATATGAAGCTTCCGAGATGGACGGCGCTGGTCGTTGGAAGCAAACGTGGCATGTTACTTTACCTGGTATGCTCCCTATTATTGTCCTTATGGCTACATTAAGTGTCGGTAATATCCTGAATGCAGGATTCGAGCAAATCTTTAATTTATACGGGCCGGCCGTATATGAAAGCGGCGATATTCTGGATACCTTCGTATATCGTATGGGCTTCGAGCAGGTTCATTATGGCTTGGCAACGGCTGTAGGTTTATTAAAATCTGTCGTATCTCTCGTTCTGTTATCTATGTCATATGCGATGGCTTACCGTTTTGCAGGATATCGCATTTTTTGAGAAAGGAGCATGACTTTGAATTCACGAATATCCACAGGCAGAAGAACGTTTATTATTTTTAATTACACCTTTTTGGCTCTTCTTTCCTTGCTGTGCATATTCCCGTTAATGCATATGCTCGCTTTGTCATTCAGCTCCGGTGCAGCTGCTGCAGCAGGAAAGGTTGGCCTATGGCCAGTGGAATTTAATACGGCTGCTTACCGAAATATATTAAACAAGCCTGAATACTTAACTGCTTTTGGAGTATCAGTGCAGAGACTAGTCCTTGGAACGCTGATTAGCTTAACCGTTACTATCATTACAGCATTTCCGTTATCGAAGGAGAATAATGCCTTTCAGTTCAGAACTCTGTATGCGTGGTTTTTCGTATTTACAATTCTCTTCAGCGGTGGATTAGTCCCATGGTTCATGACCATTCAGAAGCTTGGACTAATGGATTCTATCTGGGCGCTTGTACTGCCTAGTGCGCTGTCCGTGTTTAATGTTATTTTGCTGCTTAACTTTTATCGAGGCTTGCCTAAGGAGCTGGATGAATCCGCGAGAATAGATGGAGCGGGCCATTTCAGGGTGCTGTGGAGTATCATCGTACCCTTGTCTAAGCCGGCACTCGCGACGGTTGGTTTGTTCACAATGGTTGCGCATTGGAACAGTTGGTTTGACGGGCTTGTGCTGATGAATCGGCCAGAGAATTATCCCTTGCAGTCTTTCCTGCAAACAATCGTTATCCAGAAGGATATGAGATTTATAAGTGCGGAGAATGTAGAACTGCTCAAGCTGATATCGGATAGAACGAGCGCAGCAGCACAGATTTTCGTTGCTACCGTCCCCATTCTGGTTGTGTATCCGTTCCTGCAGCGCTTTTTTATTAAGGGAATCGTGTTAGGAAGCGTTAAAGAGTAGGAAGTACGATTTAACAGCCTGCCTCATTGGCTTGTATGATAAAGTGTTAATACATCGTGTAAACACTTCATTCAAGCAGGAGGAAAGTCATGGAGATTCCGAACATGTCCAAGTGGAACCGACCAACGATATTCGTTAAATTGATGCTTACTTTCATAGCCGTATTGGCACCGTTATACTTGCTTACTTTGGTCATTAACAACAAGGGCGCACAGAGCACCCATAAGGAAATATCACAGTCGCTTGCGGGGCGTAATGATTTTTACCTGAAAACGCTGGAAATGGAAGTCGAACGGGTTGTGCGTATGCTTCCGGAATATGTGGCTGATAAGGATTTAATTGCTTTAAGCACGACCGGAGACAGCATGAGCGATTACGAGAAAATAGACAACATTAGAGCCATCCAGCGACGCATCAACCTGATTAAATATAACAGTATCTACTTCAAGGAAGTTAGGACTTATATTCCATTGATTCAGAGAACCATTCTGAGCTCAACATTCGAGACGTCTATTAATGAAGAAGAGTTTAATGCACTTAAGCTCAAGAAAGATGATATACAAGAAAGCCCTTTAATTTACTGGAACGGGCGACTGTTTATTAGC
This portion of the Cohnella abietis genome encodes:
- a CDS encoding ABC transporter permease; translated protein: MTIKRFTKEWPLHLLLIPGVLIAFVFSYVPMAGISIAFERFIPTRGIFNSPWVGWNNFKLMMDYPGIDRIMLNTIYIAVMKIIGGLLVPITVAILLNEIRKEVFKRTVQTLVYLPHFLSWVLLGGILIDILSPSSGIINQFLGWFGIKPIFFLGSNSWFPYTLVISDVWKEFGFSTIVYLAALTSINPSLYEASEMDGAGRWKQTWHVTLPGMLPIIVLMATLSVGNILNAGFEQIFNLYGPAVYESGDILDTFVYRMGFEQVHYGLATAVGLLKSVVSLVLLSMSYAMAYRFAGYRIF
- a CDS encoding carbohydrate ABC transporter permease, which translates into the protein MTLNSRISTGRRTFIIFNYTFLALLSLLCIFPLMHMLALSFSSGAAAAAGKVGLWPVEFNTAAYRNILNKPEYLTAFGVSVQRLVLGTLISLTVTIITAFPLSKENNAFQFRTLYAWFFVFTILFSGGLVPWFMTIQKLGLMDSIWALVLPSALSVFNVILLLNFYRGLPKELDESARIDGAGHFRVLWSIIVPLSKPALATVGLFTMVAHWNSWFDGLVLMNRPENYPLQSFLQTIVIQKDMRFISAENVELLKLISDRTSAAAQIFVATVPILVVYPFLQRFFIKGIVLGSVKE